A DNA window from Macadamia integrifolia cultivar HAES 741 unplaced genomic scaffold, SCU_Mint_v3 scaffold1980, whole genome shotgun sequence contains the following coding sequences:
- the LOC122065341 gene encoding probable LRR receptor-like serine/threonine-protein kinase At3g47570 yields the protein MGCVLLLLLFVFTNAILLPWCNCMSSLAQYSNETDRLALLAFKARITYDPSQVLGSWNDSIPYCEWQGIICSSRRHPGRVRGLVLPSNRLVGSLPPEIGNLSFLRQISLQNNSFHGVIPHEVSFLSRLRYLFLFTNFFEGEIPPNISHCSNLLEISLGSNNLVGEILVELGSLSKLRFISFHSNNLTGQIPPSIGNLSSLETISGESNGFSGTIPDSLGQMKRLSFFSLGENKLFGTIPPAIYNISSLSLFHVQGNQFQGSLPPHLGFSLPNLRWFSIGGNQFHGSIPVSVSNMSKLGLFWTGINNLSGKVDIDFGGLSNLTILSLNDNHLGSGEAGDLNFVNTLTNCSSLKELWLGYNRFGGVLPNSIANLSTQLKKLQLSKNQIYGSIPAGMENLISLQHFSLQGNLLEGSIPSLIGRLQMLRRLYFSGNQFTGSIPSSFGNLTVLIDLYLDDNRLHGKIPSSLGGCKNLLRLGLSGNSFNGIIPKEIFDISMLIELNLSRNYFSGFLPSEVGQLINLGIFAVSENMLSGEIPHTLGACTSLEHLFLEDNLFQGSIPSSLSSLRGLEDLDLSHNNFSGFVPKYLGTFMFLQNLNLSFNNLEGEVPTDGVFRNLSAISVIGNNKLCGGIPELHLLACDQIKKSKDYKLIVTICGCVASLCLIFMIFFFFICRRTKKMKESTTFWMEDNHFMISYAELLQATDGFSSTNLIGVGSFGSVYKGVLNQGKTIVAVKVLNIEQRGASKSFMAECEALGKIRHRNLVKILTSCSGLDFKGNDFMALVYEFMPGGNLDMWLHSHTNGVQEEQKHLDLVQRLNIAIDIATTLDYLHNHCHMQIIHCDLKPSNILLDDDLTAHLSDFGISRILSKATGRSQNQTSTIRLKGSIGYIPPEYGAGADVSPHGDIYSYGILLLEMFTRKRPTDEMFKDNLYLHSWAEMALQDGVMAVVDPSLLPMEEDEKESKTTIANIKGSQRCMNDSVRECFNLIIRIGVTCSAESPWDRMNINDVVKELHFIREIYFGAGTQMRTENHGNGYETGGCGSEEQAILPL from the exons ATGGGTTGTGTGTTATTGCTGCTTTTGTTCGTTTTCACGAATGCCATTCTTCTTCCATGGTGCAACTGCATGAGCTCATTGGCTCAATATTCAAATGAAACTGATCGTCTAGCCTTGTTGGCCTTCAAGGCTCGCATAACCTATGATCCCTCTCAAGTTCTGGGCTCCTGGAATGACTCCATCCCCTATTGCGAGTGGCAAGGCATCATATGTAGCAGTCGCCGGCATCCAGGTAGGGTCAGAGGGTTGGTTTTACCATCCAATAGGTTGGTGGGTTCCTTGCCACCAGAAATAGGAAACCTCAGTTTCCTTCGACAGATTTCACTCCAAAACAATAGCTTCCATGGTGTAATCCCTCATGAAGTAAGCTTTCTATCCAGGCTTCgttatttatttctattcaCTAATTTCTTTGAAGGGGAAATCCCACCCAACATATCTCATTGTTCCAAccttttagaaatttctttaGGTAGCAACAATCTTGTGGGGGAAATTCTAGTAGAGCTTGGCTCTCTATCAAAGCTTCGATTCATTTCATTCCATTCAAACAATTTGACGGGACAGATTCCACCTTCTATTGGTAACCTTTCATCCCTTGAAACCATTTCGGGCGAATCTAATGGTTTTAGTGGAACTATTCCAGATTCCCTAGGCCAAATGAAAAGattatcttttttctctcttggtGAAAATAAGTTGTTTGGTACTATCCCTCCAGCTATATATAATATTTCCTCACTCAGTCTTTTTCATGTCCAAGGAAACCAATTTCAAGGTAGTCTTCCACCACATTTAGGCTTCAGTCTTCCCAATCTAAGGTGGTTTTCAATTGGAGGAAACCAATTTCATGGATCAATTCCAGTTTCAGTATCTAATATGTCAAAACTAGGACTGTTTTGGACTGGAATAAACAATCTAAGTGGGAaagttgatattgattttggaGGCCTATCAAATCTCACAATACTCTCATTGAATGACAATCATTTAGGAAGTGGAGAGGCTGGTGACTTGAATTTTGTCAACACATTGACCAATTGTAGTAGTTTAAAAGAGTTGTGGCTTGGTTATAATAGGTTTGGTGGTGTTCTTCCCAACTCAATAGCAAACTTGTCTACCCAACTCAAAAAGCTTCAACtgtcaaaaaatcaaatatatggAAGCATCCCTGCAGGGATGGAGAACCTCATAAGTTTACAGCATTTCAGCCTCCAGGGTAACTTACTAGAAGGAAGTATTCCTTCATTAATTGGGAGACTTCAAATGCTTCGTCGGCTTTATTTTTCTGGGAATCAATTTACAGGGTCAAtcccttcttcttttggaaATTTGACAGTATTGATTGATCTCTATCTAGATGATAATCGCTTGCATGGAAAAATACCTTCCAGTCTTGGAGGATGCAAAAATTTGTTACGCTTGGGACTTTCTGGAAATAGTTTCAATGGTATCATCCCCAAAGAAATATTTGATATTTCCATGTTAATAGAGCTAAACTTGAGTAGAAATTATTTCTCTGGGTTTCTACCTTCGGAAGTTGGTCAACTGATCAATCTTGGAATCTTTGCAGTTTCTGAGAACATGTTGTCTGGTGAAATCCCTCACACCCTTGGTGCTTGTACAAGCCTAGAGCACCTTTTTTTGGAGGATAACTTATTTCAAGGATCTATACCATCATCTCTGAGTTCTTTAAGAGGTCTTGAAGATTTAGATCTTTCACACAATAACTTTTCTGGTTTTGTCCCAAAATATTTGGGAACATTTATGTTTttacaaaatttaaatttatcatTTAATAATTTGGAGGGTGAGGTACCAACAGATGGAGTCTTTAGAAATTTGAGTGCAATTTCAGTTATTGGAAACAATAAGCTTTGTGGAGGTATACCAGAACTTCATTTGCTAGCTTGTGATCAGATCAAAAAGTCAAAAGATTACAAGCTGATAGTCACCATATGTGGTTGTGTGGCCTCTCTGTGTTTGatttttatgatattttttttctttatctgcCGAAGAacgaaaaaaatgaaagaatccACAACTTTTTGGATGGAAGATAATCATTTCATGATTTCATATGCCGAACTCCTTCAAGCTACTGATGGATTTTCCTCAACAAATTTGATTGGAGTGGGAAGTTTTGGTTCTGTGTACAAAGGTGTTCTCAATCAAGGGAAAACAATTGTTGCAGTAAAGGTCCTCAACATTGAACAAAGAGGTGCTTCCAAGAGTTTCATGGCTGAATGTGAAGCACTTGGCAAAATTAGGCATCGTAATCTTGTCAAAATCTTAACATCTTGCTCGGGCTTAGATTTTAAAGGAAATGATTTTATGGCATTAGTATATGAGTTCATGCCTGGTGGCAATTTGGACATGTGGTTACATTCACATACAAATGGTGTACAAGAGGAACAAAAGCATTTAGACCTTGTTCAAAGATTGAATATCGCCATTGATATTGCAACAACATTGGATTATCTTCACAATCATTGTCATATGCAAATTATCCATTGTGATCTAAAGCCAAGCAATATTCTTCTTGATGATGATTTGACTGCACATTTGAGTGACTTCGGAATATCAAGGATTCTTTCAAAAGCAACAGGCCGATCTCAAAATCAAACTAGCACAATCAGATTAAAGGGTTCTATTGGATACATTCCACCAG AGTATGGTGCAGGCGCTGATGTTTCACCGCATGGTGATATATACAGTTATGGAATTCTCTTGTTAGAGATGTTCACAAGGAAGCGACCTACTGATGAAATGTTTAAGGATAACTTATATCTTCACAGTTGGGCTGAGATGGCTTTGCAAGATGGAGTGATGGCTGTTGTTGACCCATCCCTTCTCCccatggaagaagatgaaaaagaatcaaaaacaACTATAGCCAACATCAAAGGAAGTCAAAGATGCATGAATGATAGCGTGCGAGAATgctttaatttaattattagaATTGGAGTTACTTGCTCAGCCGAATCACCATGGGATCGAATGAACATAAATGATGTGGTCAAAGAGCTACATTTCATTAGGGAAATTTATTTTGGAGCTGGCACTCAAATGAGAACTGAGAACCATGGTAATGGCTATGAAACTGG gggttgtggaagtgaggagCAGGCCATATTGCCTTTATAG